A single genomic interval of Paenibacillus macerans harbors:
- a CDS encoding LamG-like jellyroll fold domain-containing protein produces MEIRTFGRCLIMVLAFAMLMPAAASAGSLPAKKPGKPPAFTNVSVHDPSIVKDGGTYYVFGSHIEAAKSADLLNWATFTNGYETPGNALYGDLSENLAGSFAWAGENDSDSKGGFAVWAPGIIRNEHFVNEDGTTGAYMMYYSASSTYIRSAIGLAVSKNIEGPYKYVDTAVYSGFTRDEAYDADSKVNKKWTNTNIGRLIEDGDLAGVNTSWFKTDGSYNNALYPNAIDAAPFFDRDGKLWMAYGSWSGGIFLLELDPATGRPVYPGKDGTAADGRMVDRYFGTKIAGGHTKSGEGPYIVYDQGTGYYYLNVSYGWLGANGGYNIRQFRASRPGGPYVDAAGQNAVLPPNTENSAYGIKMMGNFLFPREIGESGTGTGYGYASPGHNSVLYDERTGKYFLVFHTRFPQKGELHELRVHQMFLNRDGWFVVAPERYAGENLQTVKASQVAGDYKFVNHGLAYSGDIVKSVNIRLNKDNTISGDVTGKWQLSGKYEATLTLGGQVFRGVFVRGWDADLGGETLTFTAVSGKGESVWGIRQPDMSDRQVVKAVVEDLDLGDTSRVMANLNLPGRGTRGAAIAWKSSDPGVISDTGVIYPPEVGEAAATAKLTATITKGKAAASKTFAVVVAPIDPEYGLQARFSFEDNLRDSFGQFGEGVATGDRIDRTGGTIAYADGVEGKAAVFDGNSGIKLPGGLISGNRYSVSFWVNPQQYTQFTTTFFGANSTSSWISLVPESWDNNTMLWSGEAWYDGATGAKLPLNEWHHVAFTADEGAVKVYIDGVQKFAGTGFPGVFTTDSGTFSLGVNWWDPPFKGMLDELRVYDIPVTEAVIKKLAQAKG; encoded by the coding sequence ATGGAAATAAGAACGTTTGGCAGGTGCCTGATTATGGTTTTGGCGTTCGCGATGCTGATGCCGGCCGCGGCTTCCGCCGGCAGTTTGCCGGCGAAAAAGCCGGGAAAACCCCCGGCATTTACGAACGTCTCCGTGCACGATCCTTCAATCGTAAAGGACGGCGGGACGTATTACGTGTTCGGTTCGCATATCGAAGCGGCCAAGTCCGCCGATTTGCTGAATTGGGCGACGTTCACGAACGGGTATGAAACGCCGGGCAACGCGCTGTACGGGGATTTATCGGAAAATTTGGCCGGTTCGTTCGCCTGGGCCGGGGAAAACGATTCGGACAGCAAAGGCGGCTTTGCCGTCTGGGCGCCGGGCATTATCCGGAACGAGCATTTCGTCAATGAGGATGGCACGACCGGGGCTTACATGATGTATTACAGCGCGTCCTCCACCTATATCCGTTCGGCGATCGGGCTGGCGGTATCGAAAAATATCGAAGGACCTTACAAGTACGTCGATACCGCCGTATATTCGGGTTTTACGAGGGATGAAGCGTACGATGCGGACAGCAAGGTGAACAAAAAATGGACGAATACGAATATCGGAAGGCTGATCGAAGACGGAGATCTCGCGGGCGTGAACACGAGCTGGTTCAAGACCGACGGCTCCTATAATAACGCACTTTATCCGAACGCGATCGATGCCGCACCGTTTTTTGACCGGGACGGGAAGCTGTGGATGGCTTACGGCTCCTGGTCGGGCGGCATCTTCCTGCTGGAGCTTGATCCGGCGACAGGCCGGCCGGTTTATCCCGGGAAGGACGGGACGGCGGCGGACGGCCGGATGGTCGACCGCTATTTCGGCACGAAAATCGCCGGCGGGCACACGAAGTCCGGGGAAGGCCCGTACATCGTTTATGATCAAGGGACCGGCTACTATTATTTGAACGTGTCGTACGGATGGCTCGGAGCAAACGGCGGATACAACATCAGGCAGTTCCGCGCTTCGCGCCCGGGCGGCCCTTACGTGGATGCGGCGGGCCAAAATGCGGTGCTGCCGCCAAATACGGAAAACTCCGCTTACGGCATCAAAATGATGGGCAACTTCCTGTTCCCGCGGGAAATCGGAGAAAGCGGCACGGGGACCGGCTACGGTTATGCGTCCCCAGGGCATAATTCGGTGCTGTATGATGAGCGGACCGGCAAATATTTTCTTGTGTTCCATACGCGTTTTCCGCAAAAAGGAGAGCTGCACGAGCTTCGGGTTCACCAGATGTTCCTGAACCGGGACGGTTGGTTTGTCGTCGCTCCGGAGCGTTATGCCGGGGAAAATCTGCAAACGGTGAAGGCGTCCCAGGTGGCCGGCGATTATAAATTCGTCAACCACGGGCTGGCCTACTCCGGGGATATCGTTAAATCGGTGAACATCCGTCTGAACAAGGACAACACGATTAGCGGCGATGTGACGGGGAAGTGGCAGCTGTCCGGCAAATACGAGGCGACCCTTACGTTGGGCGGCCAGGTCTTTCGCGGCGTATTCGTCCGCGGCTGGGACGCCGATTTGGGCGGCGAAACGCTGACTTTTACGGCCGTTTCCGGCAAAGGGGAGTCCGTATGGGGAATTCGGCAGCCGGATATGTCCGACCGGCAGGTCGTCAAAGCGGTGGTTGAAGACCTGGATTTGGGGGATACGAGCCGGGTGATGGCCAATTTGAACCTGCCGGGGCGGGGGACCCGGGGCGCTGCGATCGCATGGAAATCTTCGGACCCGGGCGTCATTTCCGATACCGGGGTGATTTATCCGCCGGAGGTTGGGGAAGCCGCCGCGACGGCCAAGCTGACGGCGACGATAACGAAAGGAAAAGCTGCCGCCAGCAAAACGTTCGCGGTTGTGGTGGCTCCGATCGATCCGGAGTACGGTTTGCAGGCGCGGTTTTCTTTTGAGGACAATTTAAGGGATTCCTTTGGCCAATTTGGCGAAGGGGTGGCGACCGGCGACCGGATTGACCGTACAGGCGGTACGATCGCTTATGCGGACGGCGTTGAGGGCAAGGCGGCGGTGTTCGATGGAAATTCCGGGATCAAGCTGCCCGGCGGACTCATTTCCGGAAACCGTTATTCGGTTTCGTTTTGGGTCAACCCGCAGCAGTATACGCAGTTTACGACGACGTTTTTCGGTGCGAATTCCACATCAAGCTGGATCAGTCTGGTGCCGGAATCGTGGGACAACAATACGATGCTGTGGTCGGGCGAAGCCTGGTACGACGGAGCAACCGGCGCCAAGCTCCCGTTGAACGAGTGGCACCATGTCGCCTTCACGGCCGATGAGGGAGCGGTGAAGGTCTACATCGACGGGGTGCAGAAGTTTGCCGGCACCGGATTCCCGGGCGTGTTCACGACTGACTCCGGCACATTTAGCCTGGGCGTGAACTGGTGGGACCCGCCGTTCAAAGGCATGCTGGATGAACTCCGCGTCTATGACATCCCGGTCACGGAGGCCGTGATCAAGAAGCTCGCGCAAGCGAAAGGATGA
- a CDS encoding extracellular solute-binding protein yields the protein MYITGLHRKTKLEGNRLRKKWTVTCILVFVVSALLAACGSGADKNTISFWTPLTGDDGAYMDQLVKDYNATNPEFKVKHIVTADMYTKISTVLNTGKGVPDLAIIHADRVPGYVKQGVLEPMTAVLGAQPEIKEANYLPQAWATGNIGGTQYTVPLDIHSNAMYYNKDLLKKYNAESFLDDNVVTIDEMLSLQGKLDEGDYVVNDALLGWVILAQVQNLGGDIQQDGKPAVNTEAMKQAFENVKKIADAGLMTPFGEDGYLMFQSGNVLFSTDGTWSSTAHAAVEGLNFGVTNIYSPTPEKFTNRASSHLFAMLKNDERSDEKEAGIGAFLEFIRQNSMEWAKAGQIVASKQVIESPEYQTYIQSFFTSNEEEIKSLYIYTYEYYPYVAEAVDTYAADIVRGNVGIGETLQTMQKYVEDKIAESSKAAE from the coding sequence ATGTACATTACTGGACTGCACAGAAAAACAAAGCTGGAGGGGAATAGGTTGAGAAAAAAATGGACGGTTACATGTATCCTTGTTTTTGTGGTAAGCGCTTTATTGGCGGCTTGCGGCAGCGGTGCCGATAAAAACACGATCAGCTTTTGGACGCCGCTGACCGGGGATGACGGGGCTTACATGGATCAGCTCGTCAAAGATTACAACGCCACCAATCCGGAGTTTAAAGTCAAACATATCGTAACGGCGGACATGTACACGAAGATTTCCACCGTGCTGAATACGGGAAAAGGCGTGCCGGACTTGGCCATTATCCATGCCGACCGCGTGCCCGGCTACGTCAAGCAGGGCGTGCTTGAGCCGATGACGGCCGTCCTGGGGGCGCAGCCTGAAATCAAAGAAGCCAATTATTTGCCGCAGGCGTGGGCGACCGGCAATATCGGCGGAACGCAGTATACGGTGCCGCTGGACATCCACAGCAACGCGATGTATTACAACAAAGATCTGCTGAAGAAATACAATGCGGAATCGTTCCTGGACGATAACGTCGTTACGATCGATGAGATGCTGTCGCTTCAAGGAAAGCTGGACGAAGGCGATTATGTAGTAAACGACGCTTTGCTCGGCTGGGTGATTCTGGCGCAGGTGCAGAACCTTGGCGGGGACATTCAGCAGGACGGAAAACCGGCCGTAAATACGGAGGCGATGAAGCAGGCGTTCGAAAACGTCAAAAAAATCGCCGACGCGGGGCTGATGACGCCGTTTGGCGAAGACGGCTACCTGATGTTCCAATCCGGGAACGTGCTGTTCTCCACGGACGGAACCTGGAGCTCGACGGCGCATGCCGCGGTGGAAGGCCTGAACTTCGGCGTGACCAACATTTACTCTCCAACGCCCGAGAAATTTACGAACCGGGCTTCTTCCCACCTGTTTGCCATGCTGAAAAACGATGAACGCAGCGACGAGAAAGAAGCGGGCATCGGGGCCTTCCTGGAGTTCATTCGCCAAAATTCCATGGAATGGGCGAAAGCCGGCCAAATCGTCGCCAGCAAGCAGGTGATCGAAAGCCCGGAGTATCAAACCTACATCCAATCCTTCTTCACGTCCAACGAGGAGGAGATTAAATCCCTTTACATTTACACCTATGAATATTATCCGTATGTGGCCGAGGCGGTGGACACGTACGCGGCCGATATCGTCCGCGGCAACGTCGGCATCGGCGAAACGCTGCAAACGATGCAGAAATACGTGGAGGATAAAATCGCGGAAAGCAGCAAAGCGGCGGAGTAG
- a CDS encoding carbohydrate ABC transporter permease: MENRAPSELSRLPGPGIGTGSKRKSFTVSVSQLIAYLFLIALCVIWVVPVIFGVTTSFRSQSEVVSTGFRLLPAEWIVDNYVTILKNTSTAPILRWLINSLYIAAFHTFLVIVVISLTGYGYSRMNFKGRDTLFFTLLGISFFPAVVNLIPSYKIIDALGWVNTSWAMIVPGLAGMGNIFLVRQFMKGIPHELDESARVDGAGDLRIYFSVILPLIKPVLIVCGLFSFVGSWNDFLWPVIVYTDVVKMPVTAGLLLLQDIYGNYRMIGQLMGSAILAIIPTFLLFVFAQKYFLQSINLNSGIKG; this comes from the coding sequence ATGGAGAACCGCGCGCCAAGCGAATTAAGCCGGCTTCCGGGTCCGGGGATCGGAACGGGCTCCAAACGCAAATCCTTCACCGTTTCCGTTTCCCAGCTTATCGCTTATCTGTTTTTAATCGCGCTGTGCGTCATTTGGGTCGTTCCGGTAATCTTCGGCGTCACCACATCGTTCCGCTCCCAATCGGAGGTCGTGTCCACCGGGTTCAGGCTGCTGCCTGCCGAGTGGATTGTCGATAACTACGTGACGATTCTGAAAAATACGTCAACGGCGCCCATTTTGCGCTGGCTGATCAACTCTTTATATATTGCGGCGTTTCATACCTTTTTGGTGATCGTCGTCATTTCGCTGACGGGATACGGTTATTCCCGCATGAACTTCAAAGGCAGAGACACGCTGTTTTTCACGCTGCTGGGCATCTCTTTTTTTCCGGCTGTCGTGAACCTGATCCCATCTTATAAAATCATCGACGCGTTAGGCTGGGTCAATACGTCCTGGGCGATGATCGTTCCGGGGCTGGCGGGCATGGGCAACATCTTTTTGGTACGGCAATTTATGAAAGGAATTCCCCATGAGCTGGACGAATCCGCCCGCGTCGACGGGGCCGGCGATTTGCGGATTTATTTTTCCGTGATTCTGCCCTTAATCAAGCCGGTGCTGATCGTGTGCGGCTTATTTTCGTTCGTCGGGTCCTGGAACGATTTCCTTTGGCCGGTCATCGTGTACACCGATGTGGTGAAGATGCCGGTGACGGCGGGGCTGCTGCTTCTGCAGGACATTTACGGCAACTACCGGATGATCGGGCAGCTCATGGGGTCGGCGATTCTGGCGATCATTCCGACGTTTCTGCTGTTTGTGTTCGCGCAAAAATATTTTTTGCAATCGATCAATCTGAATTCGGGGATTAAGGGCTGA
- a CDS encoding AraC family transcriptional regulator produces MDQALRRALHENKSHGTQRLPFGTYWYRFGPGEHVIDCHWHEEAEFFYCLEGETLFQVDTDYFPVRAGEAVFIDGGDIHAAHALGEQGCTFFSLVFDTQLLASAHYDAVQENLVLPLQERKATFPRHIRREQPYEIALLEHILAMMRSCSNETPGYEGAVKGHLYLMLAEIAAEGRAVSRIASSRSESSKIERLKTVILHIQQNYGHPIRLGELAALIPMSEGQFCRFFKSMTRQTPIDYINSYRIRQATELLREPERKISDIALEVGYDNISYFIRVFRKTMNCSPSEFRKKLQEPVEA; encoded by the coding sequence ATGGACCAAGCGCTCCGCCGCGCTTTGCACGAGAACAAAAGCCACGGCACGCAGCGCCTGCCGTTCGGCACATACTGGTACCGCTTCGGGCCGGGCGAGCATGTCATCGACTGCCACTGGCACGAGGAAGCCGAGTTTTTTTACTGCCTTGAAGGGGAAACGCTGTTCCAGGTCGACACCGATTATTTTCCGGTCCGCGCCGGGGAAGCGGTGTTTATCGACGGGGGCGACATTCACGCCGCGCATGCGCTCGGGGAGCAGGGCTGCACTTTTTTCTCCCTCGTGTTCGATACGCAGCTGCTGGCCAGCGCCCATTATGACGCGGTCCAGGAAAATCTCGTCCTCCCCCTCCAGGAACGGAAAGCGACGTTTCCCCGCCATATCCGGCGGGAGCAGCCTTATGAAATCGCGCTGCTCGAGCATATTCTCGCGATGATGCGGAGCTGCAGCAACGAAACGCCCGGGTACGAAGGCGCGGTGAAAGGCCATCTGTATTTGATGCTGGCCGAAATCGCCGCCGAAGGCCGTGCCGTCAGCCGCATAGCCAGCAGCCGCAGCGAATCGTCCAAAATCGAGCGGCTGAAAACGGTCATTTTGCACATCCAGCAAAACTACGGCCATCCGATCCGCCTCGGCGAACTCGCCGCGCTGATTCCGATGAGCGAAGGGCAGTTTTGCCGCTTCTTCAAGTCGATGACCCGGCAGACGCCGATCGATTACATCAACTCGTACCGCATCCGCCAGGCCACCGAGCTCCTGCGCGAACCGGAGCGGAAAATCTCCGACATCGCGCTGGAGGTCGGCTACGACAACATCAGCTACTTCATCCGGGTGTTCCGCAAGACGATGAACTGCTCGCCTTCGGAGTTCCGCAAAAAGCTGCAGGAGCCGGTCGAGGCTTAG
- a CDS encoding carbohydrate ABC transporter permease, with protein sequence MKNKNKLAPVFFVGPHFILFVIFVFVPTIYGIYASFTQWNLMNDPVWVGLQNYKTILFDADSTFYNQFRNGLKNTFIFVGLSVPILIVLPLLIAAALEHKKVKLKGVIQSILYVPGLISISAAALIWLLIFNKQLGIAGNVFGSDVAWAANQPYAWIIIIVITVWGGVGGNMIIYRASINGVAKDLYEAAGIDGAGAVRKFFSITLPSIRFPVIYTFVMTTAGAFNVFGQPLMMTDGGPRQSTHVLMMYIRQLAFGTGESIAGMASAMAVLLGLVILVISTLQYYVMNRNAA encoded by the coding sequence ATGAAAAACAAAAACAAACTTGCGCCCGTTTTTTTTGTAGGTCCGCACTTCATTTTGTTTGTCATTTTTGTTTTCGTGCCGACGATTTACGGAATTTATGCTTCGTTTACCCAGTGGAATCTGATGAACGATCCGGTATGGGTCGGGCTGCAAAACTATAAAACGATCCTGTTTGACGCAGATTCGACGTTCTACAACCAATTCCGCAACGGGCTGAAAAACACGTTTATTTTCGTCGGACTCAGCGTTCCGATTTTGATCGTGCTCCCTTTGCTGATCGCCGCCGCGCTGGAGCACAAAAAAGTGAAACTGAAGGGCGTCATCCAGTCCATCCTGTATGTCCCCGGCCTGATCTCGATTTCGGCGGCGGCGCTGATCTGGCTGCTCATCTTCAACAAGCAGCTCGGGATCGCCGGGAACGTGTTCGGCTCGGACGTGGCCTGGGCGGCCAATCAGCCTTATGCCTGGATCATCATTATCGTCATTACGGTATGGGGCGGCGTCGGCGGGAACATGATCATTTACCGCGCCTCCATTAACGGGGTGGCCAAAGATTTGTACGAAGCCGCCGGCATCGACGGCGCGGGAGCGGTCCGCAAATTTTTCAGCATCACCCTGCCGTCGATCCGCTTTCCGGTCATTTATACGTTTGTGATGACGACAGCCGGCGCTTTTAACGTATTCGGCCAACCGCTGATGATGACGGACGGGGGGCCGCGGCAAAGCACGCACGTCCTGATGATGTATATCCGCCAGCTCGCCTTCGGCACCGGGGAATCGATCGCCGGGATGGCGTCCGCGATGGCGGTGCTGCTGGGGCTCGTTATTTTGGTCATATCGACGCTGCAGTACTATGTGATGAACCGGAACGCTGCATAA
- a CDS encoding glycoside hydrolase family 3 protein — MSYPYQNPDLPLMERVNDLISRFMLEEKIELMCQYQTDIPRLGVNKYKHGTEGAHGVAWLGEATVFPQNTGLACTWNPELLQKIGSVIGDEARVYYQRDPAANGLTIWAPTVDMERDPRWGRTEEAYGEDPHLTGALTTGLVKGMQGDHPFYYKAVSTLKHFYGNNNEVDRGSASVSIDPRNKREYYLKAFEPAFRDGRAGSMMTAYNGINGTPCNFNHEVNEIVKGEWGMDGFVVGDAGDVLGTVMDHHYVDSYAEAVAGSIKAGIDSITDDQPISQQALRDALQQGLLTEADLDHALSNTFRVRFRLGEFDPAERNPYSHVAESKLCAPEHAALALEAARESVVLLKNDRLLPLGKDAASVAVIGPLADEAFTDWYSGTPPYRITPLQGVTEKMNGRPVHFTTGLDRIRLRSAATGKYVGIAAGEEGGAALAANCEDAEQAEVFERNDWGWGQITLRALSNGKFVTESESGRLEATADEARGWFVKEAFGFETQADGSMRMLSWEGKPVSVDVRGYMNVEADQEKGAGEAEGAVMVGAGATVDAEAAVSGGANFANRGAAAGIHDGFIVEVVQGGLQQAAAAAKNAETAIVFVGNSPFINGKETTDRPDITLPPSQQALIQAVKAVNPRTVVVIVGGYPFAVNWEQEHIPAIVFTSHAGQELGRAVADVLFGGYNPAGRLNMTWYKSADQLPDIMDYDIIKGKRTYQYFDGEVLYPFGHGLSYTTFGYEGLSLSPAEIGQDGTVTVSVNVRNTGELDGDEVVQLYVRAEASCVPRPLKTLKGFKRIHLKAGEFKTVTLELKASELAFWDVTRERYCVETGAYTIMVGPSSEKIAAAATLRVNGETVPPRLLRESVKAVNYDNYDRVFIDECREGGESIRTVQDSGGWIAFHDVDFGTGASEFEARVSGHLKGGEIVVTLGSPDGETAGTCRVLPTGGRQAWTTVTAPVTGAAGRRDVYLHLKGEVQISRFSIR, encoded by the coding sequence ATGAGTTATCCTTATCAAAACCCGGATCTTCCGCTAATGGAACGGGTGAACGATTTAATATCGCGTTTTATGCTCGAAGAGAAAATTGAACTGATGTGCCAATATCAAACGGATATTCCGCGCCTTGGGGTGAACAAATACAAGCATGGCACGGAGGGGGCGCATGGCGTGGCCTGGCTTGGCGAAGCGACGGTGTTCCCGCAAAATACGGGGCTGGCCTGTACCTGGAACCCCGAACTGCTGCAAAAAATCGGCTCCGTCATCGGGGACGAGGCCAGGGTTTACTACCAGCGCGACCCGGCCGCTAACGGGCTGACGATTTGGGCGCCGACGGTCGATATGGAACGGGACCCGCGCTGGGGGCGTACCGAAGAGGCGTACGGGGAGGATCCGCATTTGACCGGTGCCTTGACGACCGGGCTGGTCAAAGGTATGCAGGGCGATCATCCTTTTTATTACAAAGCCGTGTCAACCTTAAAGCATTTTTACGGCAACAATAATGAAGTGGACCGCGGAAGCGCATCGGTCAGCATTGATCCGCGGAACAAGCGGGAATATTACTTGAAGGCGTTTGAGCCGGCTTTTCGCGACGGGCGCGCAGGTTCGATGATGACGGCGTACAACGGCATCAACGGCACGCCGTGCAACTTTAATCATGAGGTGAACGAAATCGTCAAAGGCGAATGGGGCATGGACGGCTTCGTCGTGGGCGACGCCGGGGACGTGCTCGGCACCGTGATGGATCACCATTACGTGGACTCTTACGCCGAAGCGGTCGCCGGCTCGATTAAGGCCGGTATCGACAGCATTACGGATGATCAGCCGATCTCGCAGCAGGCGCTGCGTGACGCTTTGCAGCAAGGACTGCTGACGGAGGCCGATTTGGACCACGCGCTGAGCAATACGTTCCGCGTCCGTTTCCGGCTTGGCGAATTCGATCCCGCGGAGCGGAATCCGTACAGCCATGTGGCAGAATCAAAGCTGTGCGCGCCGGAGCATGCCGCACTGGCGCTGGAAGCGGCCCGCGAATCGGTCGTGCTGCTGAAAAACGACAGGCTGTTGCCGCTGGGCAAGGACGCGGCTTCGGTGGCGGTGATTGGCCCGTTGGCGGACGAGGCGTTCACCGACTGGTACAGCGGCACGCCGCCGTACCGCATAACCCCGCTGCAGGGTGTGACGGAGAAAATGAACGGCCGTCCGGTGCATTTTACGACGGGGTTGGATCGGATTCGCTTGCGTTCGGCGGCCACCGGCAAATACGTCGGTATCGCCGCCGGCGAAGAGGGCGGAGCTGCTCTGGCGGCAAACTGCGAAGACGCGGAACAGGCCGAAGTGTTCGAGCGAAACGATTGGGGCTGGGGACAAATTACGCTGCGGGCGCTCAGCAACGGGAAGTTCGTAACCGAAAGCGAATCGGGCCGGCTCGAGGCGACGGCGGACGAGGCGCGCGGCTGGTTCGTGAAGGAAGCGTTTGGGTTCGAAACGCAGGCAGACGGCTCCATGCGGATGCTGTCGTGGGAAGGCAAGCCAGTGTCGGTAGACGTCCGGGGATACATGAACGTCGAAGCGGACCAGGAAAAGGGCGCCGGTGAAGCTGAAGGAGCCGTAATGGTTGGCGCTGGTGCAACAGTTGATGCGGAAGCCGCGGTAAGCGGGGGAGCCAACTTCGCCAATAGAGGAGCCGCTGCCGGCATACATGACGGATTTATCGTTGAAGTGGTGCAGGGCGGTTTGCAGCAAGCCGCCGCAGCGGCGAAAAACGCGGAAACGGCGATCGTGTTCGTCGGCAACAGCCCGTTCATTAACGGAAAGGAAACGACCGACCGGCCGGACATTACACTGCCGCCATCCCAGCAGGCGCTGATTCAGGCTGTTAAAGCGGTTAACCCGCGAACGGTTGTCGTCATTGTCGGCGGGTACCCGTTTGCGGTGAACTGGGAACAGGAACATATTCCGGCGATCGTGTTTACATCCCATGCGGGGCAAGAACTGGGGCGCGCCGTAGCCGATGTGCTGTTCGGCGGCTACAACCCGGCGGGCCGGCTCAATATGACCTGGTACAAGTCGGCCGATCAGCTTCCGGACATTATGGATTACGACATTATCAAAGGAAAGCGGACCTATCAATATTTTGACGGAGAAGTGCTGTATCCTTTCGGACATGGGCTGAGTTACACGACGTTTGGATATGAAGGATTGTCATTGAGCCCTGCTGAAATCGGACAGGACGGTACCGTCACCGTGTCGGTGAACGTCCGGAATACCGGTGAGCTGGACGGAGACGAGGTTGTTCAATTGTATGTCCGGGCCGAAGCTTCCTGCGTGCCCCGGCCGCTTAAGACATTAAAAGGCTTTAAACGGATTCATTTGAAGGCTGGCGAGTTCAAGACGGTTACGCTGGAATTAAAAGCATCCGAGCTCGCTTTCTGGGATGTGACCCGCGAACGGTACTGTGTGGAAACCGGCGCCTACACGATTATGGTCGGCCCGTCCTCGGAGAAAATCGCGGCAGCGGCAACGCTTCGGGTCAACGGGGAGACGGTTCCGCCGCGTTTGCTCCGCGAATCGGTCAAAGCGGTGAATTACGATAATTATGACCGGGTCTTTATCGACGAATGCCGCGAGGGCGGGGAGAGCATCCGCACCGTTCAAGACAGCGGCGGCTGGATCGCGTTCCATGATGTGGATTTCGGCACAGGGGCGTCGGAGTTCGAGGCGAGAGTTTCGGGGCATCTCAAAGGCGGGGAGATCGTCGTTACGCTCGGCTCGCCGGATGGGGAAACCGCCGGAACGTGCCGGGTGCTGCCGACCGGCGGCCGCCAGGCCTGGACGACGGTGACCGCGCCGGTAACGGGGGCGGCGGGCCGCCGCGACGTATACCTTCACCTCAAAGGCGAGGTTCAGATCAGCCGGTTCAGTATCCGCTAG